The Solibacillus sp. FSL R7-0668 genome includes the window ACAGGCAATCTGTTTCGATTGTCCAAAGACATTTACTTGTTGCTCTACAAATGCATTCGGTTTCGTTCCGTAAAAATACGTAGCTGATTTGAATTTTTCATCCCACTGGTTCATCTTAAACATTCCTTTCGCTATCTAAAACTGATTTTGTATAAAAAGGGTGTCCCAAAATTTCTTTTCGGACACCCTCTTCACATTTTTATTTATTGTCGTTAATGAACTCGATTAACGCTTCTTTTGGCATAAAGCCTGCTGTTTTTGCCTTCACTTCTCCGTCTACAAATAATAACAGAGATGGAATCGACATAATGCCATATTGTCCAGCTGTCACTTGGTTTTCATCTACATCTACTTTTACGATTTTTACTTCGTGACCGATTTCTGCATCTAATTGCTCAAGGACTGGCGCAATCATTTGACATGGTCCGCACCAAGGAGCCCAAAAGTCGACTAATACCGCTCCCTCTAAAATTTCCTTTTCAAATGTTTGATCTGTTGCATGTACAATTGCCATACGTATAGCCTCCTAAAATTTTTAATATTTCATGACGAAATCATTTATTTGCTCACTTATGCTGTGAACAATATGTGTTCTATAAGTAGCTTATTTATAATATATACCCCGGTAGGTATAATTTCAAGTAAATTGTCCTCACTTTTTGATAGCTGGCAAATTCTTAATAGCCATTGGGAACTGGGCCTGCACGATGTGGCGTTCTCCCCGCAGTCCCCACAATTTAAATCGGATTGTTACATTTATCGATTGTGAATAGTAATCTGAGTAGTCTCTAGCCCTAGTCGTTGTTTCAATTCTTCCGTAATTGTCAATGTAAAAGTCGCCCCTTCCGCTACATCTACATATTTATGATGGATTCCTGTGACAACGGTGCCATCTGTAACCGTTGTTTCAGTAGGTTTACCATTCAGTTTTAAATGTTCCATATAATCGCCACTTAATTTCCCTTGCATAAAGATTTCATTGGGTAACACTTGATAGACGGGCTGCCCTTCTGTCAACGAAATCTCAATTGAATTTTCTTGTATTTCAACAATACCATTTGGCAGAACCGTTACGTCATTTACTTGCAGTTGATAGTCCCATAACTTAATTGCTACCTCTTGTAATTGAGCATCGCTATAGCCTTCCATCAGGTCATTCATCAATTGCTTATAAAAATCCGCTTCCTCTTTCTTATAGTTCAAATCTGTTTGAATCTGCTCCAACTCTGCCTGAAGTGCCTCATTCTGCTTTTCTAATGTGTCAATTTCAGCGCTTTGTTGTTCTGAAGGCTGTGTCAAAGCATTTACTTCATCATTATTTTTTGAGTTATTATCTGAGCAAGCAGAGAGAAAAAACATAAGGCCTAAGCATCCGATTATTCTTTTCACCTAATTCACACCCTTTGATTTACATTATTTAACTAAATATACCAATTGTATTACCTCCTAGCAACCTACGTTCCATTTTCTTCGTCGTTATTGAAAAGTTGTGCTATATTCAAAGTGTCAGGAGTGAGTTGATGAAGAAGTTTTTAACAATTACCGCAATGATTCTTATTATTCTAGGAGCAGCTGGCTATGCTGTGTGGCTTTTTGGGACCAATATTGCTTCAGAAAAAATAATCGAAAAAGTGGAAGCTACTTTGGATGACGAAAATCTACAAGAAGTAAAATCCTATATCGAGAACGATTCGCAGGTTCAAGAAATTGTACGCGAGGCAGCAACGATAAATCCCGATACCCTGCCCTTCCAAACGAAGGAAGAAGCGACACGTCTGTTAATAACAAAAGTGGGCGTTAATCGTTTACTTGCTATTCAGGAACAAGCGCAAAACGGTTCCATGAGTAAGGATGACGTATTATCCGAAATTGAAGGTACACTATCTGAAGAAGAAATTTCCGCTTTAAAATATGTTTTATATAAGGAACTGAATAAGTAATACTTACATTTGTAAGGTAGAAAGGCTCGATTCCAAATTAGCGGAATCGAGCCTGTTTTTATTTTGTTTCCAACCATTCATTTGAAACGATCTATTCAAATCGTTTTCTCACACAACTAAAGTAGATTGCAGACAGTAGTAAAAGTACCCCTGCACCAATGAAGAGCCATTGTACAGAGATGATAGTTGCTAACGCCCCAGCTAACAAGGTTGATAAGCCAAATAGTAGCGATGTTAAAACACCTTGGGCACTATACACTTTTATGAGCTGATCATCTGTTGCCTTTAATTGAAGCCATGTGCCAAGTAGGATCCCTTTGAATTGGTCAAAAACACCAAATAATGCGCTTAATAGTAGTGCTACGACCGCCACTTCGTTTAATCCAAATGCTAACAGTACAAGCGCAACGGCGAATGATGAAATGATCACAATGTTTTTTAAATTTCTCTCAAAAACTTGTTCGAATTTGGTACAAATAAAGCCACCGATTAGCAAGCCCATAAAGAAAGCAGTATTAATATACCCCCACCATGCCTCAGATGCATGTAATACATCGGCAACAAAAAGATACATAATAGCTGCAACCCAAACGACATTTGCAATGGATTCAAAAATAATCATTACGTGAATTGTACGGAAGGAATGATTTTCCCAAATCAAACTAAATCCCTCCGTTAATTGTTGTTTTTTCGTAACGTTCTTTTTTCTTTCGAATGGCTTGGAATCTTTTATGAGAATAATAAATAGGGTCGATAGGACAAATAATAGCAACGTCATCCAAATGACCATTTCTCCACTTGTCGCTGCCACAAGTATCCCACCAAGTGCCCAACCACCAAGCTGTGTCAATTCATTCAGCATGGATAAAATACCATTTGCCCGTAGAAGCTGTCCCTTTTCTACGATTCGAGGGAGAAGCGCGGTGCTAGCTGGAAGTGCAAGCCCATCTAAAAAAGCAACCGTAAAAATGATGATGAATATAAAAAATAATGATAATTGAAAAAGTGATGCTACTGCCAAAATCAACAACAAAATTGTTTTGAATGCTTGTGAAATGACAAGCAATTGTTTTAGGCGGTAACGATTGAATAGCAGTGGTGCAAGACTGCTACTAATCATGCGACCAGTCATATTTAAAAATGGTAATAATGCCATATAGAATGGCGATTCGCTTGCTTGATATAAAATAGAAATTAACCCAACAATATATAAAACGTCACCTAAATTTGCGAATAGCTGACTAATCCATAAAAAATGAAACGATTTTCTCATCTTCACTACCCTTTCTTGTAAAAAAAATTAAAAGGTAGTTAAACTTACACTCGTATCTCCTCCAAGTCATTCCTTGTATCATGATCGAATAGGTACATAATTGACTCACTTGATTCACAATAAATAACATTTTAGTTTTGGTAGGAAGATGAATCATCACCATACGTTGGGGATGACTTGTAGTTTCATTTAATATGATTTAAAACCGAGGAAATATTGGGTATTTTCGGGCACTCGCACGGAAATAGGCTAAAATCGCACGCATTTCTCAAAAAACGCACGTAAATTTAAAATATCGCACGTATCTGGCGTAAAACCGCACATAAACCTGGAAAATTCGCACGTAAACCTGGAAAATTCGCACGTAAACTCAAAAATCGTTATACTCTAGAAACTAGCATTTTCTACAAAGTTTAAACATTCTTACAAGAATAACCACTTTCACAAAAAATAACAAGTACTTATTGAAAACTTTACTTATCAGCAGTATATTCTAAAGAAATTAATGTACTTTCATTTTGAATACATCCATTCGAAATCATTATTTTTTTCATTGCATCATTATCATTCCAGTGATACCTAAGTAGGATTTTGCTTTGATTTCACTATTTGTGATTTAATGGGGTTTCTGGTCGTTTGGCGCAATATTTGCAAGTAGGATCACCACAATTTGATTCCATCCAACGATTACATTTATCACAAAAATAACTATCAAAATCATCGTAATATACTAAATTAAACTTGCATTTGGGACAGAATTTATCCGTTTCAATTTGACCATAAAATTCAAAATCCCCTATCCTCACCTTGCCGCATGCCTCTGTTATGTTCATTAAAACCCTCCACAAAACTATTTAAACAACATTTATGTAATTGAATATTAATTTAACATATATTAGGTACACCACCAAATCAAGGTTTCGATGCGATTAATGTATCTTCATTTTGCTTTATGCGTCTATAATTATAGAAATTCCTAACACAAAAGGGGTGAAATAATTGAAAAAAGTCATATTTGGAATAACTAGTCTCGTTTTCGTATTCTTAATAATCTATTATTTAGTTCCTACTATAATAATGAACGATGTAAAAAGTAAGGTAATTGAAAAAAATTCGGGCATCGAAAACATTGTAACGATCAATCAAACAGGTGCATGGGGAGAATGGTTTCTAGAATTTGTATTAGTTGTTGAAATAGAGGGACAGCCATTTCGTATTTGGGTAGATCGTAGCGGAGATATTACAGATAAGGAGCAGCTATAATTCAGTTGAAAATGCTGCCCCTTTATTCAATCTTTTGCCTCACACACTTTCTACCGTTTCCTTCACAAACGCTTCAAATTGCTCCAGCTCTTCAATATAAGGATTGTGATTGGATTGTTCAAATACGGTTAACTGTGCATGTGGTAACAATTTGGCTATTTCATATGTAAACTCAATTGGACATTGTGCATCATAGCGGCCGCCAAATATATAGCTTTGAATCGTAATGTTTGCTAATGCTGAACGAACATCATAATTTTTCACTTCTACTTTTCTAAAATAATCAAGCGCTGGACCGACTGTTTTGCCACTGTTCGGAAGGGATAGTGTCAGCTTTAATTTTTCCTCATTGTAATACGACATTAATGACCATTCATACGAGAGCTTTTGGCGTTGTTCCACAGGTGTAGCGGGGTTATTTAAGAGCTCCATAATTTCTATGATGCGCGCAAAATTCGGATTGTCCGCGCAATACATGCTTTCAGGGTGACTTGCATAAGCCTTACTCGCCGCTGTACAGCCCGCAATTATTTTCGTTAAAGCGTGTGGTGCTAAAATCGCATATTGTAATGCCAGCATGCCACCTGTAGAATGCCCGGCAAATGCCCATTTTTCAAAGCCTAATGCCTCGCGAATTGCCTCTAAATCCTTGATGATTTCTGAAAAAGCCATTTGATTATCTGCTGTGACTGGTGATGAATTTCCTGCACCGCGCACATTGATTAAAAACACCACATAATGCGCTGTAAACGGATTGGCAAATAAATTGCCCCGTGCATCAAATTGTGAAAAATAATGCGTAATTGCAAGAGGTGCACCTTGCCCTTTTGTAAAATATTCAAATGTTCCACGCTTGGTTTCAATGATATGCTGTTTCCACATAGACTCGCCTTCTTTTCTTAAAATAGTATTACGATAATTTTTCTAACACCGTATCCACACTGTTCCACACATACACTTCTTCGTCGATTGGTACTCCATCAAACGTAATTGAAATGGTTTTCAAATACTCCGCGCCGTAGTATTTGTAAAACTCACGTGACGTATTGTCTGCTAATACCTCGACATATACTTTATGAAAGCCTTGATCTTTAAATGTATGCATGATCTGTTTTAATAAAAGCTTTCCGACGCCCTTCCCTTGCCACTGTTCTAATAAATAAATGGCCGATAAATCGGTAGCACCCGGCTCTGTATTTGTATCGCGCTTTTCCCCTACAACAAAGCCGATAATTTCCTCGTTTTCCTCTGCAACAAATACATTTCTAGCAGGATTGGCCAAATTATTTTGCCAAAGCGTTGTCCGTTGTTCATAGCTTAGCTTGTCTAAAAAGCTTTGTGGAATAATATTTTTATAGGTCGTGCGCCAGCTATCCACATGTACTTTTGCGATATTGGGTGCATCTTCTTGTTTTGCTGTTCGAATGATCATATCCATTCCCCCTCTAAGTTTGTTACATTTGATAATTTACAGAATTTATACGATAATCCGAGTGCATTTTTGCTTTTTATTTCCAAACAGTATCTAATTTATCTGAATAGAAATCTATTGCTTTTTTATATTTAAGTATTTCATCATCCGTTGTTGTATTAATTAAACAGTTAAGTAATAATTCCATTGCTTTGGTATGTTCATTCAAATTATATAACGTCATCGAATAAAATGTCTGAATAGCCCTGTTATTTGGGAATAATTCAATTCCCTTTAAAAATACATTTTTTGATTTTTCATATTCTCCTAATGTCCTATACGTACTCCCTAATCCTAATAAAGCTCCTTCTAATTCCTTCGAAGACAAGCCTAATTGAATACTTTTCTCATAAAAGGGGACTGCCTGTAATTCTTTTCCTAATAAATCAAAACTCCAGGCACATTGATAGTTAATCGATGCATTTTCAGGGAAATCCTGCACTAGTTCCAGTAGTAATTCATTAGATTCTTTATAATTTCCATTTTCCCGTAAATCAATTGCTTTTTCTAATCTTATTCCCACAATCCCCGTCCCCCTTTTGTTTTAAGCACTGTAAATTTCATAAATCAAATTGAACCGCAATAGCAAATTCGCTTATTTCAACCATTTTTTATATAAAGAAATTTGAGATCACCAATCCGATAGGAATCATTATCCAGAGTAAAAGCCCACCAAATACTATTTTTATATAAGACGTATTTTCTAATTTTCCTTTAGAAGAGGTTTTCCAAATCAATAATGCACAAATTGCCCAGATTAGAAAAGTGAAAAAGAATGCTGGCATAATCGAATTCGCATCGCCTATTGCACCCTCCGCAAAGAACCAAGAAATTAAAAATGCAACAATACCACTTAAGATGATATTCCCCAAAACTAAAGTTCCTTTTATTTTGACCACCCCTTTTTATCTTTATTGTTAGTATACAGTTTATCTACCCATAATTTCACATATATTCAGATAATTTATGGAGTTCCCCCAACAATCAACGAAATAGTTGAACAAAATGGCTCGGAGGATCTAATTATTCGCTTTAAAATGGATGTTTTGTTTTAGCATGTTTTCACTTACCGATTTTCCCCCTGAGTTTTCAGCGCGATGTAAGGTAAGTGAAAATTATTTATGCCAAACGAATAGAACGCCTAAAAGCCTGCACATCACATGCAGGCTTCTTCTCATAAACAAAATAACTCATACTGCTTCGACATTTCTGTTAAAAAATCAATGCCCGCAACACTGTTGCCAACATCATCAATTGCTGGTCCATAAAGTCCAATCCCAATCGGCCCCTTTAATTGCTCAATTTCTCCCTCTTTTACGACGGCAATAATGGCACCAGATACCCCACTTTTGGCTGGTAAACCAACGAATGCAGCGAATTTCCCTGAAAAATTGTACATGCCACATGTCATCATTAATGCTTTGGCAATATTGATTACTTGTTTGCTGCACACGGCTTCACTGTTTTGACCATTTGTCGCTAAATACAACGCGATTTTTGCTAAATCTGAAGCATTCACTGAAATCGAACAAAGCTGTAAATAGACTTGGAGCGCTTCTTCAACATCGGATTTTAAAAAGCCATTTGCCTGTAAAATGTAGGCAATGGCACGGTTATAATCAGCAGAATGATATTCTGACATAAATACTTCATTATTGACCGATACTTGTTTGCTTAATATTTTTTCTATGAAAGCAGTTACGGATTTTACCCGCTCAAACATTGATTCCCCGGGCAATAAAGAGGCTATAGTAATTGCACCTGCGTTAATCATCGGATTGAACGGCTTGTTATTGTTACTTTCAAGGCGCACAATCGAGTTAAATGAATCTCCTGTTGGCTCGACATCTACATAACGCATGATTTCCTCTATCCCATGATGATTTGCTGCTACCATAAAACTTAGCACCTTAACAACACTTTGAAGCGTAAACGTTTTTTTGCAATCTCCAAGCTCGATTTGTTCGTTCATTGACATGAGGCTCACCGCAAGCATGGTTGGATCTTCTTTGGCTAATGCTGGGATGTAAGATGCTGCATTCCCTTTATGCGTCATTTGTTGTGCATGTTCATATATTTTTTGAATGTTTTTCATTTATCTTCTTGCTAATCAAAATAATTAGCTTCCCCCTCGCAATATTTTTAACTTTGGCGTTTATTAGGCATTCAAATTGTGTTAGTTAATGATGGTAGAAAAGATATTTTACTAAAGAGACAAATGTATTTTTACATTATGATTTTCTCCATTTTCACGATTTTCATTATACTGTATAATTTTAACAAACAAAGATAATTAATGGAGAAAAAACTTGAAAATGAATTCATATCAGTTTATCGATTTTTTAGTAATTCATGAGCATGAAATGGACAACTATTCACCGATTGCAGGTTCCTATGCTATCGTAAAATGTTCAGGTAAATTTTTAATTTGCTATAACAAGTGGCGTAATCAATGGGAATTCCCTGCTGGTAAACGAGAATTACATGAATCAGCTAAGCAATGTGCGATGCGTGAGCTTTACGAGGAAACTGGGCAAATAGTTTACGATCTTAGATTTATAGGTTTAGTTAAATCGAAAAATGACTTAAGCGGTAAACTGAAATTTAATCCTGTGTACATGACGGAAGTTCAAACATTGCAACCATTTATTAAAAATGATGAAATCGAAAAAACTATGCTTTGGGATATGACTGAGGAAATAAATCCTTTCGATAGCCTTGATAAAGCTTTCATTCCCTATTTACTCGATTTATAAAGGAGAATAGTAGGTGACTTTAAAACTGACTGAATCAACACAGCAGGAAGCACCCACCCTATTGGCAATTCAAAAACAAGCGTTTCAAGCGGATTTATTAACATATGAAGACATCACTTCAAGTCCTGTGAATGAAACGCTGGAACGTTTACACTTTAAAATCCAACAGTTCGAACACTTTACAATTTGGGTAGATAAGGAAATTATTGGTGGCATTGATATTCGCAAGCTAGCAAATAGCCATTACCGTCTCAACCGAATTTTTATTGCCGATGCTTTTCAAAATAAAGGACTCGGTTCACAAATTATGCAGCTTATTGAAGATAAATTCCCTGATGCCCGGAGTTGGACACTTGATACGCCGCATTTAAATACGCGGAATCATCATTTTTATGAAAAATTAGGCTATGTCAAAGTCGGTGAACATCAAATTTCTGATAAGTTAACACTGTTTGATTATGAAAAAGTCATGTCAACATTTAAAGAAAGTTAGGTGAATGAAATGTTTCAGCCATTACAAAAAGGTGATAAAATCGGTATTTTTTCTTCATCATACCCTGCAACCGTATTCGAAAAAAAACGTTACACGCGTGCGAAAGCTTTTTTGGAAGAAAAGGGGTTTGAAATTGTTGAAGGAAGTTTAACGGGGAAGGAAGATTTCTATCGATCTGGTACTCCAAAGGCCCGCGCTGAAGAATTGAATGCCCTTTTACGAGACCCTTCCATCA containing:
- the trxA gene encoding thioredoxin — its product is MAIVHATDQTFEKEILEGAVLVDFWAPWCGPCQMIAPVLEQLDAEIGHEVKIVKVDVDENQVTAGQYGIMSIPSLLLFVDGEVKAKTAGFMPKEALIEFINDNK
- a CDS encoding MFS transporter; amino-acid sequence: MRKSFHFLWISQLFANLGDVLYIVGLISILYQASESPFYMALLPFLNMTGRMISSSLAPLLFNRYRLKQLLVISQAFKTILLLILAVASLFQLSLFFIFIIIFTVAFLDGLALPASTALLPRIVEKGQLLRANGILSMLNELTQLGGWALGGILVAATSGEMVIWMTLLLFVLSTLFIILIKDSKPFERKKNVTKKQQLTEGFSLIWENHSFRTIHVMIIFESIANVVWVAAIMYLFVADVLHASEAWWGYINTAFFMGLLIGGFICTKFEQVFERNLKNIVIISSFAVALVLLAFGLNEVAVVALLLSALFGVFDQFKGILLGTWLQLKATDDQLIKVYSAQGVLTSLLFGLSTLLAGALATIISVQWLFIGAGVLLLLSAIYFSCVRKRFE
- a CDS encoding alpha/beta fold hydrolase, with the protein product MWKQHIIETKRGTFEYFTKGQGAPLAITHYFSQFDARGNLFANPFTAHYVVFLINVRGAGNSSPVTADNQMAFSEIIKDLEAIREALGFEKWAFAGHSTGGMLALQYAILAPHALTKIIAGCTAASKAYASHPESMYCADNPNFARIIEIMELLNNPATPVEQRQKLSYEWSLMSYYNEEKLKLTLSLPNSGKTVGPALDYFRKVEVKNYDVRSALANITIQSYIFGGRYDAQCPIEFTYEIAKLLPHAQLTVFEQSNHNPYIEELEQFEAFVKETVESV
- a CDS encoding GNAT family N-acetyltransferase, translated to MIIRTAKQEDAPNIAKVHVDSWRTTYKNIIPQSFLDKLSYEQRTTLWQNNLANPARNVFVAEENEEIIGFVVGEKRDTNTEPGATDLSAIYLLEQWQGKGVGKLLLKQIMHTFKDQGFHKVYVEVLADNTSREFYKYYGAEYLKTISITFDGVPIDEEVYVWNSVDTVLEKLS
- a CDS encoding tetratricopeptide repeat protein; its protein translation is MGIRLEKAIDLRENGNYKESNELLLELVQDFPENASINYQCAWSFDLLGKELQAVPFYEKSIQLGLSSKELEGALLGLGSTYRTLGEYEKSKNVFLKGIELFPNNRAIQTFYSMTLYNLNEHTKAMELLLNCLINTTTDDEILKYKKAIDFYSDKLDTVWK
- the glsA gene encoding glutaminase A — translated: MKNIQKIYEHAQQMTHKGNAASYIPALAKEDPTMLAVSLMSMNEQIELGDCKKTFTLQSVVKVLSFMVAANHHGIEEIMRYVDVEPTGDSFNSIVRLESNNNKPFNPMINAGAITIASLLPGESMFERVKSVTAFIEKILSKQVSVNNEVFMSEYHSADYNRAIAYILQANGFLKSDVEEALQVYLQLCSISVNASDLAKIALYLATNGQNSEAVCSKQVINIAKALMMTCGMYNFSGKFAAFVGLPAKSGVSGAIIAVVKEGEIEQLKGPIGIGLYGPAIDDVGNSVAGIDFLTEMSKQYELFCL
- a CDS encoding NUDIX hydrolase, yielding MNSYQFIDFLVIHEHEMDNYSPIAGSYAIVKCSGKFLICYNKWRNQWEFPAGKRELHESAKQCAMRELYEETGQIVYDLRFIGLVKSKNDLSGKLKFNPVYMTEVQTLQPFIKNDEIEKTMLWDMTEEINPFDSLDKAFIPYLLDL
- a CDS encoding GNAT family N-acetyltransferase; the encoded protein is MTLKLTESTQQEAPTLLAIQKQAFQADLLTYEDITSSPVNETLERLHFKIQQFEHFTIWVDKEIIGGIDIRKLANSHYRLNRIFIADAFQNKGLGSQIMQLIEDKFPDARSWTLDTPHLNTRNHHFYEKLGYVKVGEHQISDKLTLFDYEKVMSTFKES